In Alphaproteobacteria bacterium, one genomic interval encodes:
- a CDS encoding NADP-dependent isocitrate dehydrogenase — MAKITVKTPLVELDGDEMTRVIWADIRRRLILPFLDVSLEYYDLGIEKRDETGDQITIDAAEAIKRHGVGVKCATITPDEERVKEFSLKEMWRSPNGTIRNILNGTVFREPIVCRNVPRLIPNWTHPIIVARHAYGDQYRATDFLIPEAGRLSITFTPTNPDGRTIRHVVFDFSGAGVALAMYNVDESIRGFARACLHFGLQRGYPVYLSTKNTILKVYDGRFKDLFQEVYEQEFSQAYKEAGLTYEHRLIDDMVAFAMKNHGEFVWAAKNYDGDVQSDSVAQGFGSLGLMTSVLMSPDGSAIEAEAAHGTVTRHFRQHQKGEETSTNPIASIFAWTRGLGFRGQKDATPDVEAFARTLERVCIETVEGGQMTKDLALLVGPEQKWLTTNQFLDAVEGRLRKALNA, encoded by the coding sequence ATGGCGAAAATCACGGTAAAGACCCCCCTGGTGGAACTGGATGGCGACGAGATGACGCGGGTCATCTGGGCCGACATCCGCCGCCGCCTGATTCTACCGTTCCTGGACGTGTCGCTGGAGTATTACGATCTTGGCATCGAGAAGCGCGACGAAACCGGCGATCAGATCACGATTGACGCGGCCGAGGCGATCAAACGCCACGGGGTCGGCGTCAAATGCGCCACCATCACGCCGGACGAGGAACGGGTCAAAGAATTCTCGCTGAAGGAAATGTGGCGTTCGCCCAATGGCACCATCCGCAATATCCTGAACGGCACCGTGTTCCGCGAACCCATCGTCTGTCGCAACGTGCCCCGTCTGATTCCAAACTGGACTCACCCGATCATCGTCGCCCGCCATGCCTATGGCGACCAGTACCGGGCGACCGATTTTCTGATTCCCGAAGCCGGCCGCCTGAGCATTACCTTCACGCCGACCAATCCCGACGGGCGGACCATCCGGCACGTGGTGTTCGACTTCAGCGGCGCCGGCGTGGCGCTGGCCATGTACAACGTGGATGAATCGATCCGCGGTTTCGCCCGTGCCTGTCTGCATTTCGGGTTGCAGCGCGGCTATCCGGTCTATCTGTCCACCAAGAATACGATTCTCAAGGTCTATGACGGCCGCTTCAAGGACCTGTTCCAGGAAGTCTATGAGCAAGAGTTCAGCCAGGCCTACAAGGAGGCCGGGCTGACCTACGAGCACCGGTTGATTGACGACATGGTGGCGTTCGCCATGAAGAACCATGGCGAATTCGTCTGGGCGGCGAAGAACTATGACGGCGACGTGCAGTCCGACAGTGTTGCACAAGGCTTCGGCTCTCTGGGGCTGATGACCAGCGTTCTGATGAGTCCGGACGGATCGGCCATCGAGGCGGAGGCGGCGCACGGCACGGTCACCCGACACTTCCGCCAGCATCAGAAGGGCGAGGAAACCTCCACCAACCCGATCGCGTCCATCTTCGCCTGGACTCGCGGCCTTGGCTTTCGCGGCCAGAAGGACGCAACACCCGATGTGGAGGCCTTTGCCCGCACCCTGGAACGGGTATGTATCGAAACGGTGGAAGGCGGTCAGATGACCAAGGACCTGGCCCTGCTGGTGGGGCCGGAGCAAAAGTGGCTGACCACCAATCAGTTTCTCGATGCGGTCGAGGGTCGCCTGAGGAAGGCGCTGAACGCCTAG
- a CDS encoding cyclic nucleotide-gated ion channel, with product MAGRKHHGPRAWLYRILEDETPPPGWATAVRGGLVALIIINVAAATFETVSQFRDLSPLFVGIEQVSVMVFTVEYLLRLWAAGEPPHREGPLPPQLPATALGRRLRWIVSPLALIDLLAILPFYLAAVLPVDLRMLRVFRLLRILKLSRYSPALATLGRVLVAESRAVLASLLVMAVLLLVAASLMFWIEGRVQPEAFSSIPMALWWAVSTVSTVGYGDVVPVTALGKLVGGVVMLLGIGVFVLWTSVLASAFAAEMRRRDFVVSWTMVARVPAFSHLPADRIAEIADLLQSESVPARYTITRRGETANSMYFILSGEVELDIHPEPVRLGPGQSFGEIALLQGSDRTATVTALTDCRLLVLPMASFHNLLDSDPRLRAAIVNSAERRARGDTAD from the coding sequence GTGGCTGGCCGCAAGCACCACGGACCGCGCGCCTGGCTGTACCGGATTCTTGAGGACGAAACCCCGCCACCGGGTTGGGCCACGGCCGTCCGTGGCGGTCTGGTTGCCCTGATCATTATCAATGTGGCGGCGGCCACCTTCGAGACCGTCAGCCAGTTCCGCGACTTGTCGCCGCTCTTTGTGGGCATCGAGCAGGTCTCGGTGATGGTCTTTACGGTGGAGTATTTGTTGCGTTTGTGGGCGGCCGGAGAGCCGCCCCACCGCGAGGGGCCGTTGCCGCCGCAGTTGCCGGCCACCGCGCTGGGCCGGCGGCTGCGCTGGATCGTGTCGCCGCTTGCGCTCATTGATCTGCTGGCGATCCTGCCTTTCTATCTGGCCGCGGTGCTGCCGGTGGATCTGCGTATGCTGCGGGTGTTCCGCCTGCTGCGCATTCTCAAACTCAGCCGCTATTCACCGGCCCTGGCCACGCTCGGTCGTGTGCTGGTGGCGGAATCGCGCGCCGTTCTTGCCTCGCTGCTGGTCATGGCGGTCCTGCTCCTGGTGGCGGCCAGCCTCATGTTCTGGATCGAGGGCCGGGTCCAGCCGGAGGCCTTCAGCTCGATTCCCATGGCGCTGTGGTGGGCCGTCTCCACCGTCTCCACGGTCGGTTATGGCGACGTTGTGCCGGTAACCGCGCTGGGCAAGCTGGTGGGCGGCGTCGTCATGCTTTTGGGCATTGGCGTCTTTGTCCTGTGGACCAGTGTCCTGGCTTCCGCCTTCGCCGCAGAGATGCGGCGGCGCGATTTTGTCGTGTCATGGACCATGGTGGCGCGGGTGCCGGCCTTCAGCCATTTGCCGGCCGACCGCATCGCGGAGATCGCCGACCTGCTGCAAAGCGAGTCGGTGCCGGCCCGTTATACGATCACCCGCCGTGGCGAGACCGCCAACAGCATGTATTTCATTCTGTCGGGCGAGGTCGAACTGGACATTCACCCGGAACCGGTGCGGTTGGGGCCGGGTCAGTCTTTTGGTGAGATTGCGCTGCTGCAGGGGTCGGACCGCACCGCCACCGTGACGGCGCTGACTGATTGCCGGCTTCTGGTACTGCCCATGGCCAGCTTCCACAATCTGCTGGATTCGGACCCGCGGCTGCGCGCCGCCATCGTCAATTCAGCCGAGCGTCGCGCCCGCGGCGATACGGCCGACTAG
- the alaS gene encoding alanine--tRNA ligase has translation MIRANDIRTAFLDYFAGHDHQPVASGPLVPANDPSLLFTNAGMVQFKNVFTGAESRPYMRAVTAQKCVRAGGKHNDLENVGYTARHHTFFEMLGNFSFGDYFKDVAIDLAWALIVREWGVDPARLLVTVYADDEEAAALWRKISGLPDSRILRIPTSDNFWSMGNTGPCGPCSEIFYDHGDAIAGGPPGSPDQDGDRFMEIWNLVFMQFEQVDGQTRIDLPRPSVDTGMGLERMANVMQGKHNNYDTDLFRPLIEAAADFAAVDPDGAKVASLRAIADHARASSFLIADGVLPSNEGRGYVLRRIMRRAMRHAHMLGARDPLLWRLVPVLEGLMGQAYPELTRAQGLIEATLRGEENRFREMLERGLRLLTEETGRLAGDAPLPGNVAFRLYDTFGFPLDLTQDVLRAEGREVDVAGFDSAMERQRADARRAWSGSGDAAAERIWFTVRERAGASEFLGYNATAGEGLAQAIVRDGVEHDRAAAGDQVAIVCNQSPFYGESGGQMGDTGTIVASAGNSHQADLRIHVTDTQKRAGDLIVHMATIESGILKVGDRLLLQVDAGRRAKLRANHSVTHLLHAALRRHLGDQVTQKGSLVAPERLRFDFSHERPLTSDEVDRIEAEVNHRIRLNAPVDTRIMTQDEALAEGAVALFGEKYGDEVRVVRMGGAALDEDALSDASAGPAAASYSLEFCGGTHVARTGDIGAFRIIGESAVGAGVRRIEALTGEAARRWEREQYAALEESAAVLRAPPAAVPERLRALVEERRQMERTLADARRQIASGGSAEAVARTVSGIQFAARVLADIPPQELKSMADGLKARLGSGVVVIVTTNDHRASLVVAVTDDLTARFDAVKLVRIGSAALGGKGGGGRPDMAQAGGPDGGRAEAAVAAIEAALAAAGEAA, from the coding sequence ATGATACGCGCCAACGACATCCGTACCGCCTTTCTCGATTATTTTGCCGGTCACGACCACCAGCCCGTGGCCTCCGGGCCGCTGGTGCCGGCCAATGATCCGAGCCTGCTGTTCACCAACGCCGGCATGGTGCAATTCAAGAATGTGTTCACCGGGGCCGAGTCCCGGCCCTATATGCGAGCGGTAACGGCGCAGAAGTGTGTACGCGCCGGCGGTAAGCATAATGATCTGGAGAATGTGGGCTATACCGCCCGCCACCACACTTTCTTCGAGATGCTGGGGAATTTTTCCTTCGGCGACTATTTCAAAGACGTCGCTATCGACTTGGCCTGGGCGCTGATCGTCCGCGAGTGGGGCGTTGATCCGGCGCGCCTTCTGGTCACGGTCTATGCCGATGATGAAGAGGCGGCGGCCCTGTGGCGCAAAATCTCGGGCCTGCCGGATTCGCGTATTCTGCGTATCCCGACCTCGGACAACTTCTGGTCCATGGGCAATACCGGGCCGTGCGGCCCGTGCAGTGAGATCTTCTATGACCATGGGGACGCCATCGCTGGCGGGCCGCCCGGTTCGCCGGATCAGGACGGCGACCGGTTCATGGAGATATGGAACCTGGTCTTCATGCAGTTTGAGCAGGTGGATGGCCAGACGCGGATTGATCTGCCGCGACCGTCGGTTGATACCGGCATGGGGCTGGAGCGCATGGCCAATGTCATGCAGGGAAAGCACAACAATTACGATACCGACCTGTTCCGCCCTCTGATCGAAGCGGCGGCTGATTTTGCCGCCGTCGACCCGGACGGCGCGAAAGTGGCATCCCTGCGCGCCATTGCCGATCATGCGCGGGCGTCCAGTTTCCTCATTGCCGATGGCGTCCTGCCATCCAATGAAGGGCGCGGCTATGTCTTGCGGCGCATCATGCGTCGCGCCATGCGCCACGCTCATATGCTGGGTGCGCGCGATCCGCTGTTGTGGCGTCTGGTGCCGGTGCTGGAAGGGCTGATGGGCCAGGCCTATCCGGAGCTGACCCGCGCGCAAGGCCTGATTGAGGCCACGTTGCGGGGCGAGGAGAACCGCTTCCGTGAAATGCTGGAACGTGGCCTGCGCCTGCTGACGGAAGAGACCGGCCGCCTGGCCGGCGACGCCCCACTGCCTGGCAATGTGGCGTTCCGTCTTTATGACACCTTCGGTTTTCCGCTGGACCTGACCCAGGACGTTTTGCGGGCCGAGGGACGAGAGGTTGACGTCGCTGGTTTCGACAGCGCCATGGAGCGGCAACGGGCCGACGCCCGTCGCGCCTGGTCCGGCTCCGGCGACGCGGCGGCGGAGCGCATCTGGTTCACTGTGCGCGAACGGGCGGGTGCCAGTGAGTTTCTCGGCTATAACGCGACCGCCGGCGAGGGGCTGGCCCAGGCCATTGTCCGGGACGGGGTCGAACACGACCGCGCCGCCGCTGGCGATCAGGTTGCCATCGTCTGCAATCAGTCGCCCTTCTACGGCGAGTCCGGCGGCCAGATGGGCGATACCGGTACCATCGTCGCCAGTGCCGGCAACAGCCATCAGGCGGACCTGCGTATTCACGTCACGGACACCCAGAAGCGTGCCGGCGATCTGATTGTCCATATGGCGACCATCGAGTCCGGCATTCTTAAGGTTGGTGACCGGCTGCTGCTGCAGGTGGATGCCGGACGCCGGGCAAAGCTGCGCGCCAATCATTCCGTTACCCATCTGCTGCACGCGGCGCTGCGGCGCCATCTGGGCGATCAGGTGACCCAGAAGGGGTCTCTTGTGGCCCCGGAACGGCTGCGCTTTGACTTCAGCCACGAGCGTCCCCTGACCAGCGACGAGGTGGACCGCATCGAGGCGGAGGTTAACCATCGTATCCGGCTTAATGCGCCGGTGGACACGCGCATCATGACCCAGGATGAAGCGCTGGCCGAAGGGGCGGTTGCTCTGTTCGGCGAAAAATATGGTGATGAAGTTCGTGTTGTGCGCATGGGCGGTGCGGCGCTCGATGAAGACGCGCTGTCTGATGCGTCCGCCGGCCCGGCCGCCGCCAGCTATTCGCTGGAGTTTTGCGGCGGGACGCATGTGGCGCGGACCGGTGACATCGGCGCCTTTCGAATCATCGGCGAGAGCGCCGTCGGTGCCGGGGTGCGTCGCATTGAGGCATTAACCGGCGAGGCAGCCCGCCGCTGGGAGCGTGAGCAATACGCGGCGCTGGAAGAATCCGCCGCTGTCCTGCGTGCGCCACCGGCCGCTGTGCCGGAGCGTTTGCGGGCCCTGGTGGAGGAGCGGCGCCAGATGGAACGAACTCTGGCCGATGCCCGCCGCCAGATCGCCAGCGGTGGATCCGCCGAAGCGGTGGCCCGCACCGTCAGCGGCATTCAGTTTGCCGCCCGCGTCCTGGCCGACATACCGCCGCAGGAACTGAAAAGCATGGCCGATGGACTGAAGGCGCGGCTTGGCTCGGGCGTCGTCGTCATCGTCACCACCAATGACCACAGGGCGTCTCTTGTGGTCGCTGTCACCGATGACCTGACCGCCCGTTTCGATGCGGTCAAGCTGGTGCGCATCGGCTCTGCGGCGCTCGGCGGCAAGGGCGGTGGCGGGCGGCCCGATATGGCGCAGGCCGGTGGTCCCGACGGCGGCCGGGCCGAAGCGGCGGTGGCGGCCATCGAGGCCGCGCTGGCTGCTGCTGGCGAAGCCGCCTGA
- the recA gene encoding recombinase RecA, with amino-acid sequence MAATNLRVVDGPMERRAGEREKALEAALSQIERAFGKGSVMKLGQRGSAVEAESISTGSLGLDIGLGIGGLPKGRIVEIYGPESSGKTTLALHAIAESQKSGGVCAFVDAEHALDPSYARKLGVDVEELLISQPDAGEQALEIADTLVRSGAIDVLVVDSVAALVPRAELEGEMGDTHVGLQARLMSQALRKLTSSISRSNCLVIFINQIRMKIGVMFGSPETTSGGNALKFYASVRLDIRRIGQIKERDEVIGNLTRVKVVKNKMAPPFKVVEFDILYGKGISKEGELIDLGVKAGVVEKSGSWFSFDGQRIGQGRENVRQFLKDNPDMAAAIERTVRGKAGIIDEAMLADDSTPAASESEDVATADMD; translated from the coding sequence ATGGCGGCGACGAATTTGCGGGTGGTGGACGGGCCGATGGAGCGACGTGCGGGCGAGCGCGAAAAGGCGCTGGAGGCTGCCCTCAGCCAGATCGAGCGGGCCTTCGGCAAGGGCTCGGTCATGAAGCTTGGCCAGCGCGGTTCGGCGGTGGAGGCTGAATCCATATCCACCGGCTCTCTCGGCCTCGATATCGGCCTCGGCATCGGCGGTCTGCCCAAGGGGCGCATCGTCGAAATCTACGGCCCGGAAAGCTCGGGCAAGACCACGCTCGCCCTGCATGCCATTGCCGAATCCCAGAAGAGTGGCGGCGTCTGCGCCTTCGTCGACGCCGAACACGCCCTTGACCCCTCCTATGCCCGCAAGCTCGGCGTGGATGTGGAGGAGCTCCTCATTTCCCAGCCCGATGCCGGTGAGCAGGCGCTTGAGATCGCCGACACTCTGGTTCGCTCCGGCGCCATAGACGTGCTGGTGGTGGACAGTGTCGCCGCGCTGGTGCCGCGGGCGGAGCTGGAAGGGGAGATGGGGGATACCCATGTGGGCCTGCAGGCGCGGCTCATGAGTCAGGCCCTGCGCAAACTGACCTCGTCTATTTCCCGTTCCAATTGCCTGGTTATCTTCATCAACCAGATCCGCATGAAGATCGGCGTCATGTTCGGCAGCCCGGAAACCACCTCCGGCGGCAACGCGTTGAAGTTCTACGCCTCCGTTCGTCTTGACATCCGTCGCATCGGCCAGATCAAGGAACGCGATGAGGTGATCGGCAATCTGACCCGGGTCAAGGTGGTGAAGAACAAGATGGCGCCGCCATTCAAGGTGGTGGAGTTCGACATCCTCTACGGCAAGGGCATTTCCAAGGAAGGCGAGCTGATTGACCTTGGCGTCAAGGCCGGCGTGGTGGAGAAGTCGGGTTCATGGTTTTCCTTCGACGGCCAGCGTATCGGCCAGGGTCGCGAGAATGTTCGCCAGTTCCTCAAGGACAATCCTGACATGGCCGCGGCCATAGAGCGCACCGTGCGCGGCAAGGCCGGCATCATCGATGAGGCCATGCTGGCCGATGACAGCACCCCTGCCGCTTCGGAGTCCGAAGACGTCGCCACGGCGGATATGGACTAG